Part of the Pirellulales bacterium genome, TTTACGCCAACAAGTCCCCCGGCCAACTGGCCTGCGATGCCACGACCATGTATCTGTACTCGGACTGCGCGCTTCGTAATCTGGCCGCGGCGGTTCCCCAGGCTAAGCTAGTCCTGATGTTTCGCAATCCCGTGGACGTGGCTTATGCCTACCACATGCAAATGCTCAATGCCTTTCAAGAATCCGAACCGGACTTTGAGTCGGCCTGGGATTTGCAGACCGAACGTGCCAAGGGGCGCGGACTCC contains:
- a CDS encoding sulfotransferase domain-containing protein — encoded protein: MPATPYPTFYLAGAPKCGTTSLAAYLATHPKVCLPAPKEPFFWCDDLPWMREFLLGARYEESYLRLYANKSPGQLACDATTMYLYSDCALRNLAAAVPQAKLVLMFRNPVDVAYAYHMQMLNAFQESEPDFESAWDLQTERAKGRGL